In the Sorghum bicolor cultivar BTx623 chromosome 4, Sorghum_bicolor_NCBIv3, whole genome shotgun sequence genome, GCACGACCCTTTATCCGTTGTCCAGCTTTCTCGGCCGGCGCCTCCCAGGCTCCCACCGTCTCCAGTCCGACACTCCAACTCTCTCCTCCGCCCCAGCCCGCCGTAATGatggccgccgcggccgccgtcTCCGCGGTCCCGATGCCTTCCCGACTCACCCTCCGTGCCCACCCCTGCTCCTCCGCCGCTCCGCTCCCTATGCGCGCGCTCCCCTTCCTCCGCAGCCGCCTCCGCTCCTTGACCACGGCCTACGCTGTCAAGCAGGACGCGGCCCTCTGGACCCCTGCGCCCGTCTCCGCCGtcagcgccgccaccgccgacgGCTCCATCTCCTACGTCGTCGTCGACCTCTCCGACGCCGCTGACCTCGTGGACTCGTACACGACCCCGGGGCAGTACCTCAAGATCCGCGTACCCTCTGCCGGGGACGAGCTCAAGCCGGCGTTCATGGCCATCGCATCGCCGCCCGGCGCGGGGCCCCGGTTCGAGTTCGTCGTCAAAACCGTGCCGGGGACCACCGCCGAGAAGCTCTGCACCCTCCGAGACGGGGATGTTGTGGAGCTCGGCGCCGTCACGGGGGACGGCTTCGCCCTCGACAAGATAAATCCGCCCGACGTCGCGCAGGCCGTGCTCATGTTCGCCACGGGGACGGGGATCAGGTCATTCTCATCCCTCGTTTCTCTACTCAATACATCTCTTCTCCTTATATTTACTTCGCATATAAATCATATAGTCTACGGACAGTCGCATCAAATTTATCTACTGTGCTGATCTCAGCATGCCCCGACGGCCGTTGTAATTGTGCCTGTTTTGTAGGAAGAATGTCATCAAACTTCGTTTCTTCAATCATCGTCTGCTCACACATTGTGGCAGATAACTGCATTGCACAGTAATAAAATAATTGACATCATAATGTTTATTAACTCTGAGAACTTAAGTAACCTCATCTTAACCCGAACAACCTAATCTATACATCTGTCAACTATTGAACCTTCATCCTTCAACCATTCAAAGCACAGAAAAATAACCTTCTGCTTAGATGCACCTGTTGCTTGTCTTATGTGGCATCGGGTTTAATACATAAACGTTAATTCATCTCACCAGAAAGAGCTGGTATGCTTGCTTAATCAACAAATAAGATCCTAGAGCAGAGCTAGAATTAGTTTCAACCAGCCGAGATCTACTGCTGCTGTGAAGCAGAAGCCCCATCTTGCCGTTCCTCATTGCCAATGACGCCATCGTCTTGTCTGCACCGCTGCTTCTGATGATTGATGATTCCAGTTGCTTCCTGCCCAGATCCACTCCCTTCTTTCAGTTTCTGTTAGGGATAGCTTAGTCATTTGGTGGCCACTGGGGTAGAAAGTATGGTCACAGGCCCCCTCCCAATAGGGTGTCTCGTATCTGTTGCGGTTATTATCATGGGCTTATGTGTTCTTATGCATCTGCTGCTTTCTACAGATCTGCTCAAAGCTGAGTACGTTTGTGGTCTCCTTGTGTGCATCCATTTTACATAGTAATAAATCAAGAAAAATacagtttttttaataaaaatgttTTGGGGGCTTTAAGTTCTTTTCCAGATAGCAAATTACATGTTCTCTTATGGTTGCAACTGCAGAGGTGAGGTGAGATAATAAAACAACACATTTGAATCACTGGACATCATACGCAATCAATTTTGGGTTGCTATTGCTACTGATATTGCTATGGTGATTGGAGAGAGAATTAGGGAGTGCAGAAAGGTGGGAAGAGAACTAACAATGTCCAAATTAAGGGTTTGGATGACCTCGACCcttgtttttccttttctttctttttactTCCTGACCAAGGACAACTGTGAACTTTGGCATGgtccattgtgattgagtctcAAGCTAAACAAAAGTCAAGGATTCTTCAAATAGGAATCTGCTCAGACCAGGTGGAATTTGGCTTGAGAGTTATGCTCTGGCTTTGATAATTGAAGGACGTAATGGCTTCATAGTTGGGTTATAACCATATGAATGCAGCATTCAGGGGATCATGCGCCAAACAATAAGGTTAAACTGAGGTCAAAACAAGAAAGATTATTGTTCTCTTGTGTTTGAAATTATATGAAAAACAGTTGTTAAAATTCCATGGATTCAAGTTATATCATAATTCATAGACAACTTTATAACTTTGCATCATACTCTATCTTCAGTAGCATGGGCATGGTGAAGCATAATTAAGCTTGGCTAAATAAGAATCTGCAGTCAACCCATCGAACAATAATGATGGTTCATCTAATCGAACAAATCTCATTACCCTATATTATTAACTGCAAAGCAAGGCACAGCCGCATAGGCCTCATCATTGGCATATAAATTGCTGTTGGACCATTGTGTTTATTGTACTAACCATCGATGTAGATATAACTAAACCACATCACTAAAGTATATCGTTTCCATATCTGTGTCCATGGATGGATACCTCTGTTGTCTCCTCTTGTTGAGACGCGATTTTTGTTGTTAATTAAACTGTCAGTTACCAAAACAGCAACCCGATGTACAAATGAACTGCTCTGCTTGCCAGTTTCTTTTGAAGGAGAATATGTCCTTGTACTCCCGGGATCAAGTTTTTTTGACCATGTCGATGCATATGAATTTGTGTGTTTATGCAGTATTAGCTGTAGGTATTGCTGTACTATTCATATTCTGGAGGGGTGAAATTAGAAAATAAAGAACCCCTTCGAAATTATTTATGTTACAGGTTTGCTGTATTATTTAGTAGAGTATGTCCAGGTAGTTATTTAGGAATTCCCTTGACATCCTTTTATTCCACACCCCTTACCTTCAATGCTAGTTGCTAGCCCCCTTCTGCTGGCACAAGCTTCCTCCCATTTTGGATTCCACCACAACTAGCTACCATGCTTAACACTACCAAAGCCTCCTACAAGTAGTTGCTGACAACTTTGAGCTTGACATGCTACCAACTACCTTACTGGAGCAACAAACTATGGTCAGGGACTAGGTCAGCCGTCAGCCATAGCTGAAAATCATAATCCTCAAGAATGCTATTCTCAGTTTTCATCTGTATTGTGGCTGTCTGGCTGACTAGCTAATTTTGCTTCTATTCTAAATTTTGGGCTTCCTCTAGTCTTGCCCAAATTAATCTTGTGTATTTTTTGATGCAGTACGATTCGTTCACTTATCGAGTTTGGTTTTGCTGCCAATGAAAGAGCTGATGTGAGGCTTTATTATGGTGCTAGAAATCTGCAATCGATGGCATACCAGGTTGGAGAATTTTCTCCTATGTGCTGTATGCAAATCGTGTATTTGCCAGAGAAGTCTTTATCTCACATAACAAAGACATATACTCTTTTCCATTTGACAGGAGAGATTCAAGAACTGGGAGTCAACTGGAGTTAAAATAATACCAGTCTTATCACGACCAGATGACAGTTGGAATGGTGAACGAGGGCACGTTCAGGTAATACAAGATTGTTTTGTCTTATTGCAGGTTTGCTGGTACACACACACCTGAGACATCCTTCTAATGAAATTAATTTTGCAGGATGCtttcttcaaaaacaagaaCATAGTAAATCCATCTTCTACGGGAGCCGTACTTTGTGGACAGAATGAAATGCAGGAGGTGCGTATTGTTGTTGTTTCAAGACTCTTTTGCATAACTTTACCATTAAGCGTGTTGAGCCCACGAAAAAAATTGTTTGCTACTTGTGAGTCAAACTGTTACTCAAACTGTGCATGAATACACTTAAGAACTATATTAAAAATGGAGAAGCTACATCCCCAAACTTGCTAACTGTAGCATCCTAGGTCCAATTTATCCTAATGAGAGCTGGCTCACCTATGTAGCATGCTGACTCCTAAAACCTTTATACCTTTCATGCACTCTCCCTTCTCTCACCTGCATCAACTAACTGCACCACCCAGTGGTCCTTCCGTCACCAAGCTTGAGTACTTGGACCGTTTCGCCTAATGGTCTTGTAGGATCCAGTAATGACAGTGTGTAGCTTGCAGAATTGATCCAACTCCAGCTAGCTTGGAGTGGATTTTCTTGGCTGCACACATGATAGGATTGAAGTTGAAGGAGCGGGcagccttttcacctaggaaGCCGGTAGTGTAGAGAGAGTTTTGTTCAATTAGGGTGCACACATTTTTGGCGTCCTAATCCTAACATACTAGATCCATGGTACCATTTGCTCTGCTCTGGCAGAGTCATGACTTGCAAACCCATAGTTGAACCATGTCAATGCTGGATATCGATGTGAAGTACGGATTAGCTACATGTCTGTTCATCCGGTTTGAAGATTTATCTATAGGTGCTTGCTCCAAATCCCACTTCATTTCATGGAGTCTTTACGCAGTTTATTGCACCTGAGCATTTAGATGAATTTGATAGTGTATTAACCAGTACTGATTCCGGAACAGAGTTGCACCTCATCGTGTTGAAAGTACAATGCTGCATGTCCTTTTTTTTCATCGACGAGTAAAATCGAtggcttctttttcttttttcttttttttttggatgcAATGATGATACTGACGAGGCCCTCTACTTTACAGGAAATCACCTCAGCCCTTGTAGCAGATGGTGTCTCACGAGACAAAATCTTAACGAACTACTGAAAGCAATCTCCGGTCTCCCCCTGATGTATTCTACGACCAGTTATTCCTAGACCTGGCTGTAATGTTCCAGTGTTATTTATATCGATATctaataataaagaggcaaaatttatGCCACTAATAATTTTTCGTCCAACTTACTCCGAAAGTGTCTCGGCTTCGACCATCAGTTCTGGAAAGTTTCCCGCGTCCGAATTCTCTGTCAAATAGAACCGGCATTTTCCGTGGAAGACGTTCCATTTTCTCCCTTCTCCTTGTTGGGTTCTGTACAtgactttgtttttccttttttatctCTCTTTGTcatgtaaaaaaaatatatcataTATCGTATTATgtcctttcttctctttttatCTCCCGTTTTATCTGGGTGTCCTTTAATCTAAACTAACCTATGCTATATTGTACATGTTTCGTgattttttatttccttttttgtctctcattttttataaatagaaaaaataaatagtGACCAGAATCTTAAATAGTTTATCATTCAATCTAATCTATATATGGATCCATGActctttttttaatttctccTTTTCGTCTCCCTTTTTTCttataaatagaaaaataataataaaattgtATTTTAGTTCTTTGAACTCTTTATTTTCTCCCAATATAGGATTTTTGGCAAGAATAGGAAAAAACTCATTTCCAAGAGTTCTCAATCCCACCATCCAATCTTTTGACATTCAGAATAAATCAAGGATCCGCACATCTTTCACGTGTATATGAGTCTGTCAATCTAAGATGGAAGGAcgtgaaaaaaaataaagagtgGAAAaggtttttgtttttatgtaaTTGTATAACAGAGAGAATATATAAAAGTGGAtagtgaaaggatcaagatgtccaagaggggggtgaattgggcttctctaaaattcAAGCAacatataagctccaattcaaccc is a window encoding:
- the LOC8059565 gene encoding fruit protein pKIWI502 — translated: MMAAAAAVSAVPMPSRLTLRAHPCSSAAPLPMRALPFLRSRLRSLTTAYAVKQDAALWTPAPVSAVSAATADGSISYVVVDLSDAADLVDSYTTPGQYLKIRVPSAGDELKPAFMAIASPPGAGPRFEFVVKTVPGTTAEKLCTLRDGDVVELGAVTGDGFALDKINPPDVAQAVLMFATGTGISTIRSLIEFGFAANERADVRLYYGARNLQSMAYQERFKNWESTGVKIIPVLSRPDDSWNGERGHVQDAFFKNKNIVNPSSTGAVLCGQNEMQEEITSALVADGVSRDKILTNY